In Oreochromis aureus strain Israel breed Guangdong linkage group 17, ZZ_aureus, whole genome shotgun sequence, the genomic stretch aaaccaaaaaccaacagaataagcagacaaaaaatacatatatcgatcacctggatcacctgttgagaaagaaagaagaaagcaagcagaagaaaacgagagtaataaacatcatcacaatgatctatgggaatatgacagtaaatactaaatattaaacattattgtgcagcacgtaagatcgacagcgcacagtgtgctttgaggtaggagccaaaaagggtgtagtttgtgtgtgtgatcacctgtgtgtacacctgtgagcatggacgcgcttgttttttttttgtttttttaaaggttccttcatgtaatgatgtaatgatatttattcattcattacatgaatgaataaatattttcacaatacctttaaaatatgaaaaaacgcTATACTTTTActtgcatgtttttcttttttgtgtttgttttaaatactgTGTGCCAGATTTAAATTGTCATATAAATATCTGTGTCAATGTATCTATAAATGTCCAtccatttatccatccattcgcttccgcttctccttttcaggggtgctggagcctatcccagctgtcttagggtgagaggcagggtacacccaggtcgccagtctgtcgcagggctaacacatagacacagacaaccattcacgctcacattcactcccacattcacacttatgggcaatttagagtttccagttaacctaaccccactaactgcatgtctttggactgtgggaggaagctggagtgcccggggagaacatgtaaactcctcacagaaagaccccggcctgatggtgaaATTGAACGTCTTGCTGTGAGACAATATCTATAAATGTGATTATGAATTAAAATTATAACTAATGATGCAAAATGAAAGGTTCCCCTGTGCACACAATGTCTTGGAGGGAGCAGGGAGTGCTTTTAAGTTCATCAAGTGAACTGGAAAGAAGTCTTTAGGAATAGTCGAACAGCAGTTAAAAATTGAATTTCCAGAGGCCTTTTTTTCTCAGTACAACAGATACAAGTTACAACATTCAAACACTTGGTATGCTCCCCACACTAAAATTACAGCCGCCAATTTCCTTGTTTACACGAGGAGTGAGTGTGAAATTTATTTTCCTGGTCGACAGGCTTCTCAGAGTGAGATGTGCGTTTGTAGTGGTAAAGCAATGGTATTAATGACACCTCTTTCAAATGGTCTTTGATCAGATTGTCTTGTTTAATATCCTTGTTGTACTGTACAAGCTGACACTTAAATGACAAACAACCGTAAAATACAGCCAACATAAGTTAATTTGACAAAATGATCATAAAACTTATTAGATCATTTAATCTTCTGTGTACTCAGAAATACTTTCTTACGCTTGGAAACCAAATCTACCAAACTAATGTGTTGTGGACATTGCTTCGTGATCCCTGCAACACAGCTGATGTCTTGTATTCACACAACATTAAACATATATGTCATGActtggcttgtggcaaactgcaaacaggacttcttatggttttctgttaacaatgggtttcttcttgccactcttccataaaggccaactttgtgcagtgcacgactaatagttgtcctatggacagattcccccacctgagctgtagatctctgcagctcgtccagagtcaccatgggcctcttggctgcatttctgatcagcgctctccttgttcggcctgtgaatttaggtggacggccttgtcttcgtaggtttacagttgtgccctactccttccatttctgaatgatggcttgaacagtgctccgtgtgatgttcaaggcttgggaaatctttttgtagcctaagcctgctttaaatttctcaataactttatccctgacctgtctggtgtgttctttggacttcatggtgttgttgctcccaatattctcttagacaacctctgaggccgtcacagagcagctgtatttgtactgacattagattacacacaagtgcactatttagtcattagcactcatcaggcaatgtctatgggcaactgactgcactcagaccaaagggggctgaataattatgcacaccccactttgcagttatttatttgtaaaaaatgtttggaatcatgtgtgattttcgttccacttctcacgtgtacaccactttgtattggtctttcatgtggaattccaatcaaattgattcatgtttgtggctgcaatatgacaaaatgtggaagagttcaagggggccgaatacttttgcaagccactgtatgtggTGACATGTGTGCATAGTAACCTGTTACCTTGTAAACTGCTTGGGTGTTTTTGGGAAAAGAGACTTAAACTTACTTTTaagatctatttattttttttactgtaagatTTAGACTTGACAATTTTTCAATTAGATCCTGAATGATAAAAAGTGGAGTTACCTGTGCTGGAGAGCGCCCAGAGGAGAATCAGAGAAGTCAGCTTCATTGCAATGAACAGCTCAGTCCTGCAGTGACTGTGATACTAAAGCTTAGACCTGCACTTTATATAATGAACGTGTAATCTCAAACTTAGATACTCACCTCATCTTTTGTCAAATTGTCATGTCAGCTTTACCACAcccttttttctattttccatTTAAACAAAACAGGTTTGCtaacatgttttcatttctaAAAATGAATAGATGAGAATGACCTTTAATGCGTCACCGACACTTCATTTTCACTTTTGGTCTGTGAATTTGTTTTagatagttttttgttttgtgtattttgcattttatttaatttacttaATTAATATGAGTCAGTGAATTCCTCTTAGACTTAATAAAGGCTGGTACCCTATAAACTTCAGTGAGGAAATATACGGTGACTCTGAGGAGGGATCTCACCACTGTCACACACCACTGAGGTCTTATGGCTACAGTGTTGCACCATTCCTTACAACAGCAGTTCTGACcacttacttttacttttattccGCACTGGTTTTTTTTGgaagaacaaacaaaatcagGTTCGAAAATATtgataaatacacacaagtcATGCACAGATTTACTTGTGGAAGTGTAGAGGGaaaaatcatataagccttatatatatgaagtaggccacatctgatgcaagtcttttataagttttttctatttcttttccatatgggtagaTCCAAAACCGAACCAAAACGCAcattttatgtatgtatttattttatttatatagcaccaaatcacaacaacagttgcctcaaagtgttttatattttaaggtaaggTAAaggtaataactaataattcactagctgggcctaatgtcctcattttaggtttgacagcatttacggaaaggtgaatgcttggacatgaattgagctgcggtttgaggaaggcctcgaaggggactggcaaCGGCTCCTGGGCCTGGCAAATCCCCATGcactaaatagaagtgaagaagttaaagaggTGAAAACAAGGAGGGAGAGAGGGTAGGGCACGTGAACAAGAATGagcagcttgcagaactgggggaacctatatagatgaggcatggtcctgctcctgaaattccgatacataatctcccataaaatgcagagaggtgcaTGAAAACATATGTTACCAAaccaaaatgtgttaaaaaagtgactgaagaagaaacactcaatccaagcagcctagacctattgcagcataattAGGGAGGATGCAGGGTCACCTGATCGagtcctaactatatgctttatcaaaaagggaagttttaagcctaatcttaaaagcagagagggtgtttgtgtcccgaatccaaactgaaggctctgcctcccattctacttttagataCTCTATGAACATCAAGTAAGtcagcagtctgagagcgaaGTATTGTAATGggatgatatggtactataaggtcattaagataagatgaggcctgattattcaagaacttgtatgtgaggagcaggattttaaatttgattatggatttaacagggagccaatgaagggaagccagtataggagaaatctgctctctctttctagtccctgtcagtactcttgctgcagcattttggatcaactgaaggcttttcagtggaACGTTATAATAAGCCTTAGTGTATCAagaagactctccatttacatgaagaAATTGGAGTCTCTAGGATaaatatgattcaaaccactgcagcgcagtacctgtaatacctacagcatgctctaatcgctctaatagaatattatggtcaacagtatcaaacgcagcactaaggtctagcaggacaagcactgagatgagtccactgtcagaggccataagaagatcatttgtaaccttcactaaagctgtttctgtgctgtgatgagctctgaaacctgactgaaactcttcaaataagccattcctctgcagatgatctgttagctgtttgacaactactctttcaaggatttttgatatgaaaggaaggttggagattggcctataattagctaagactgctgggtctagagatggctttttaagtaaaggtttaactacagccagcttgaaggcctgtggtacatagccgattattagagataggttgatcatatttaagattgaagcattaattaatggcaggacttctttgagcagttttgtaggaatggggtctaagagacatgttgatggtttggaggaagtaataaCTGGAGTTAagtcagaaagatcaattggagaaaaagactctaaataaatattaatgttacTGAGTAGCTGAACTTAATTTTAAGTAATTGTTGCTCTAATAGTTAAAATTTTACTTGAGAAGAAATTCATGAACTCATTACTAGTTAAAGGAATACTTGTCTCAAAAGAGCTCAGACTTTTTGTCAgtctggctacagtgctgaaatGAAACTTAGGGTTCTTCTTATTTTCATCGATCTGTGATGAATAGGAAGATGTTCTAGCTTCACCAAAGGCCAAAggtaaatgatgatcttctagaTTAGTGAGACACTTGCTGCCACACACCCAATCGGCCTGTGCTTCTAGGATTCTGTATAACTTGgaggtgttgattcatttaaactaacataatcatcctgctgtaaTCAGGTTTCTGTTTGGCAGAGTAGATCagtttgttgatcaattattaattcGTGTACTAACTGGGAATTAGAAGGAAGAGACCTAaagtttaataatccacattttgCTGTTTTACTATTAGGTGCCGATGTGATAAtgggaggagagaagctgcagcgAGGCGTGTGAGACTGCAACTCTCCTTCCTGGTCTCAACTCTGGACAGTCACTTtttagaaatgagagctgctacATGCAAAGTGAGATGGCTACCATCTCTTCTAACAAGATCCATTTTTCCCCAGAAAGTTTCCCAAGCATCTATAAAGCCAACATTGTTCTTTGGACTCCACTCAGACAGCCAACAATTTAATGAGAACAGTCGGCTAAACATGTTATGTTTTCATGTAGACTTCCATCCATGCAAAGTGTTTATGGGCCAACTCTCACTTGTTGAATGTTTGTCACAGAGAGACTGTGGGCTGTTCCATTCAGGATCTGGTTGCTAAAAAACTAACgagaaagaaaatacaaagaatgtttatctcattttcttatcattcaAAGTTTAAAGAATTAAACGCAAAGCAAACTTGTTGTAAATAAGAGATAATTAGGCCTACCTCTTGAAGAAGTCTGATGATTGTTGCATTGCTGACCGCTCCATAGGTAGTTATCCTCATCTTCATATGTGCTAGTGCTTGCAGGGCTTTAGggtttaaaatattacaattaGAATTGAATAAAAGAACATAAAATTGTGGAACTtgtaatttttttgtcttttcatgtgtgaaaagtgttaCATATCAATTACAAGTGAAAACTTCTATCAATTTGAAGTttacctttgtatttgagccctgcactaaaaaaaacaatgggGCCAAATTAGCTATATAATGTATTGTAAATGCAATTCAatcttactttgtaacatatTTATGGTTATTTTTCAGTTGGCAGCTGAAACTGGCAGGATTTTGGATTGTCCATCCTGTAGGTTCCTCAAAACTTGTGTTATTGGGCCATCTAACAGCAGGATGTGGTTGTGACACTTGGTTAACACTGTGTATGCACAGGATGTTTAACTTTTAAAGCAGTGACTAAAGCATGCTTCCTGAGAGTGGTAGCAGGACCATCTCAAGGCTACGTGCCTTTCTGTAGCCACCCGCTCTTGTCTAATGCCTCAATGGGGACATGGAAGCTTGCTGGGGCTTCGcctgttttgaaattttgaaatCAGCGAGGGGCAGGGAGACAGTTTGTGCAAAGGTCTCTCATGGGTACATCAACATCAGCATGGTTTCCTGGAGGAGGCAAAGCTTAAGGATCCCTCCCTCTTCCTTGTTCACATCTCTGCTTAACTGAAGTCAGAGCAAGCTCCATGAAAACCGAAAGGGACTGTTTTGCTGCTCTGGTGTCATGGGGCAATTTATTTCCCTCATAATGGGATCTGGTGGTCTCTGTTACTACTCAGTTAAGATTTCTTCCATCATACAAACATTTTGGAAGTTAATTTCAGTTTTACAAAGATACATATGTAATAAGTCTGTCTGTGTCTTATTCTGTGTATAACCAGAAATATCtttagaatttttaaaaattatttatttctttatttttgtatttttttttttgtaatttctgaCTGAGGGTGCATTTCACTGTTACGGAACATGGATGGTGTTAAAACAAACAGATGCCTTAAAGCTGAATAGATTCTTCGCTAAGTCTCTCTATTATATCATATGCTCTGtatattttttcaaataaattgGAGTCACCTTCTGTGGTGGTTGTTTTTGTGAGTGGTGCTGAAGTTGTGATAATTGAAGTTGCTGCTGTAATGAATGTTATTGCAGTTGTAGTGGtcggtgcagcagttgtggtggtcggaggtgctgttgtaaGGAAttgtgcagcagttgtggtggttggtgcagcagttgtggtggtTGTTGTGGCAGCAGTTGTGGTGGATGGTGCTGGTGCTATAGTGCTTGGAGCTGCGGTCATGTTGATTGCGGTTGGTATAGTTATTGCAGTTGTGGTGgtcggaggtgctgttgtaaGGAATGGTGCTGTAGTTGTAgaggttggtgcagcagttgtggtggtCGGAGTTGCTGTTGTAATGAATGGCACTGtagttgtagtggttggtgcagcagttgtggtggtCGGAGCTGCTGTTGTAAAGaatggtgcagcagttgtggtggttggtgcagcagttgtggtggttggtgcagcagttgtggtggtCGCAGTTGCTGTTGTAATGAATGGCACTGtagttgtagtggttggtgcagcagttgtggtggtCGGAGCTGCTGTTGTAAGGAATGAtgcagcagttgtggtggtTGGTGCAGCGGTTGTGGTGGTCGCAGTTGCTGTTGTAATGAATGGCACTGtagttgtagtggttggtgcagcagttgtggtggttggtgcagcagttgtggtggtCGCAGTTGTTGTTGTAATGAATGGCACTGTAATTGTagtggttggtgcagcagttgtggtggttggtgcagcagttgtggtggtCGGAGTTGCTGTTGTAATGAATGGCACTGTAGTTGTAgaggttggtgcagcagttgtggtggttggtgcagcagttgtggtggtCGGAGTTGCTGTTGTAATGAATGGCACTGTACTTGTggtggttggtgcagcagttgtggtggtCGCAGTTGTTGTTGTAATGAATGG encodes the following:
- the LOC120433846 gene encoding GATA zinc finger domain-containing protein 14-like, translating into MIHCDYHISSTNSNYTNTNQHDRSSKHYSTSNIYHNCCTNHHKYSAIHYNSSSDHHNCCTNHHKYSAIHYNSNSDHHNCCTNHYKYSAIHYNSNSDHHNCCTNHYNYSAIHYNSNCDNHNCCTNHYKYSAIHYNSNSDHHNCCTNHHNCCTNLYNYSAIHYNSNSDHHNCCTNHHNCCTNHYNYSAIHYNNNCDHHNCCTNHHKYSAIHYNSNSDHHNCCTNHHNCCTNLYNYSAIHYNSNSDHHNCCTNHHNCCTNHYNYSAIHYNNNCDHHNCCTNHHNCCTNHYNYSAIHYNSNCDHHNRCTNHHNCCIIPYNSSSDHHNCCTNHYNYSAIHYNSNCDHHNCCTNHHNCCTNHHNCCTILYNSSSDHHNCCTNHYNYSAIHYNSNSDHHNCCTNLYNYSTIPYNSTSDHHNCNNYTNRNQHDRSSKHYSTSTIHHNCCHNNHHNCCTNHHNCCTIPYNSTSDHHNCCTDHYNCNNIHYSSNFNYHNFSTTHKNNHHRSPASTSTYEDEDNYLWSGQQCNNHQTSSRVF